In Luteimonas sp. MC1750, the following proteins share a genomic window:
- the rimK gene encoding 30S ribosomal protein S6--L-glutamate ligase — MKLAILSRNSKLYSTRRLVEAARLRGHSVRVLDPLRCYMRIGKDGFALRYKGQPLAGYGAVVPRIGASINRYGNAVLHQFELMGCHTPNPSAAIAAARDKLRCHQLLAAQGIDMPVTVFGDNPDDTDDLLAMLGAPPHVIKLTEGSQGRGVMLTEKPSASRGVVDALRGLYATFLLQEFIAEAGGADIRCLVVGDRVVAAMRRQAPDGDFRANLHRGGAAEAFDLDAGAAGVAVRAADVLGLGVAGVDLILSARGPLVLEVNASPGLEGIERSTGVDVAGTIIDFVAAGAAGGGMASRKRMRPSRRRQV; from the coding sequence ATGAAGCTCGCGATCCTGTCGCGCAACAGCAAGCTCTACTCCACGCGCCGGCTGGTCGAGGCGGCGCGCCTGCGTGGGCACAGCGTGCGCGTGCTCGATCCGCTGCGCTGCTATATGCGCATCGGCAAGGACGGCTTCGCGCTGCGCTACAAGGGGCAGCCGCTGGCGGGTTATGGCGCGGTGGTCCCGCGCATCGGCGCCTCGATCAACCGCTACGGCAACGCGGTGCTGCACCAGTTCGAGCTGATGGGCTGCCACACGCCCAATCCATCGGCGGCGATCGCGGCCGCGCGCGACAAGCTGCGCTGCCACCAGCTGCTGGCGGCCCAGGGCATCGACATGCCGGTGACCGTGTTCGGCGACAACCCCGACGACACCGACGACCTGCTGGCGATGCTCGGGGCGCCGCCGCACGTGATCAAGCTCACCGAGGGCAGCCAGGGGCGCGGCGTCATGCTGACCGAGAAGCCTTCGGCTTCCCGGGGCGTGGTCGATGCGCTGCGCGGGCTGTACGCCACCTTCCTGCTGCAGGAGTTCATCGCCGAAGCCGGGGGCGCCGACATCCGCTGCCTGGTGGTCGGCGACCGCGTGGTCGCCGCGATGCGACGCCAGGCGCCGGATGGGGACTTCCGCGCCAACCTGCACCGCGGGGGGGCCGCCGAGGCCTTCGACCTGGATGCCGGGGCGGCCGGGGTCGCGGTGCGCGCGGCCGACGTGCTCGGCCTGGGCGTCGCGGGGGTGGACCTGATCCTGTCCGCGCGTGGACCGCTGGTGCTGGAGGTCAACGCCTCGCCCGGCCTGGAGGGCATCGAGCGTTCCACGGGTGTCGACGTGGCGGGAACGATCATCGACTTCGTTGCGGCAGGAGCCGCAGGCGGGGGCATGGCGTCTCGGAAGCGGATGAGACCTTCCCGCAGGCGCCAGGTTTAA